Within Theileria orientalis strain Shintoku DNA, chromosome 4, complete genome, the genomic segment CTCGTGGACTTCCACGGCACTCTGAGCACAAACGACAGTGACGATCGAGTGTTAGACGGCTATCAAACTGTGCAAAGCTTCACCAGGCAATCTGACGAACCCAGCGGGAACTCCAAGAGAGACAAGGTCACAATAAACGACAAGTACCGCCTGCTATATGTAAACTCACTGATCATGGAAAGCACAATCATCGTAATATACTACATGCTCACTAAGAGGGAAGACGGCATTTACCTGGTCAAATTCACATTCTGGCTACTGGTATCTCTGTACATTCAAAGGCTAAGTAGATATTACGACGAGAAGAAGATCAACAAGTACCTGCTCATCAAGTCGCTCAAGTACATGGTATTGGCAGCTCTGATCAGAATCCACGTCATGGTTCAGAATATGTTTCTGGAGACTGGGTCAGGTGTAGGCAGAGGCAACTTAGGGGTATCTATTGGACAGTTGATGTCGATTATTATACTGGTACACGTGAATCAGTGCATAAATCACAAAAGTTTAAACAGATTATACAAATCAGTGTTCAAAGCCAAGTGAATCCAGGGTATTATGGTTGATTCCAAGTAATAAAGACTTATCAAAGGTGAATTTACAAAGGcgaaactgtaaaatatataaaagtaaagtGTTGTAaaccaatttaaattaaaatgatggaAAAGGGAGCCACGGAATcaactaatttataaaaaattgtagTGTGTGGCGCTGTACTTACAATTCCATTAATTTTCATTAactctttatttttcaaggtctttatcagttttagatatttttaaaaaattatacagcttgtatattttctattatattaacTTTTAGTTGTATTTCCTATGTTCATTATCTTTACCGCCTATTTTTGCCTCTATTAGTATTAATACAGCCATATAGTCCGCTATAACAAATAGAatagtatttaaaatacttgtttgtaataaatagaCTAAAATGTCCAGAGAATCTAATCAGCCGCCTGACCAATCAAACGGATCAAACTCAAATCCTGATTCGAATAACACCTCATCTCCTAACCGCTCGAATGGAGCCGGTAGCCAGCAAACGAGCAACTCTAACACGCAAAATGGTAGTATCAACAGTACAATGCAAAGTACTGTTTCAAACACGAGTATCAATCAGGCCACATCGAATCCCAGTATGTCTACCTCTTCTGGGCCAAGTTTGGGACAAACAGTCACCAGTAATTCCCAGCAACCAGCTGCAACTCAGCCTAACGTAGGAGAAGACCGTGAGGTGATGATGCAGTACGTGCGAAAGGTGAGAGAGCACAGGGAACTGGAatcgaagctgaagaaacgtaagtatacacatagtaaaaatataattgaaTAGTAAGTATTGTGGATTACATGACGATGTTAGTCAGTGTGTGAATGGTagttaataattatttaataattataatacacattaacgTATGTCATTTGTAGTACGCACGGAGATGAATGAGCTTAACCAGAAGGATAATAAGACAGAAGAGGACCTGAAGGCACTGCAAAGCATAGGTCAGATAGTAGGACACGTTCTGAGGCAGATCGACGACAATAAGTTCATAGTGAAGGCAAGTTCAGGACCACGCTACGTGGTGTGCTGCAAGGTCAATATAGACCCGAAGACTCTGGTGAGCGGAGTGAGAGTGGCACTGGATATGACGACACTGACAATAATGAAGAAACTGCCGAGAGAAGTGGACCCGGTGGTCTTTAACATGCTGAACGACCTGACAGCAGTAGGGAAGAACAAGGACACCTACAGCTCAATAGGAGGACTGAGCAGGCAAATAAGGGAAATGAGGGAAGTGATCGAGCTCCCACTAAAGAACCCGTTTCTGTTCAAGAGAGTAGGAATCAAGGCGCCCAAAGGTGTGTTGCTGTACGGACCACCAGGAACAGGAAAGACGCTCCTGGCACGGGCATTGGCAAACGACATCGAATGCAACTTCTTAAAAGTGGTTGCATCGGCAGTGGTGGATAAGTACATAGGAGAGTCGGCGAAAATCATAAGAGAGATGTTTGGTAAGTTATAGTTGTTTGAGCACTCCAACAGGGGGTGTGTAGTTAGTGCCATTATTAGGTAGTAGTTATGTGGTTAGTGCCATCACCTACCAATATTGCTACACTActgtacaaatattaaacatgTAGGCTACGCAAAGGAGCATCAGCCGTGCATCATCTTCATGGACGAAGTCGACGCGATCGGCGGCCGGCGCTTCTCCCAAGGAACAAGCGCCGACCGCGAGATTCAGCGCACACTGatggagctgctgacgcACCTGGACGGATTCGACGAGCTGGGCCAGGTGAAAATCATCATGGCCACGAACAGACCAGACGTACTGGACCCAGCACTGCTGAGACCAGGAAGAATAGATCGCAAGATTGAAATACCACTGCCTAACGAGGCGGCAAGAATAGAAATTCTGAAAATACACGCGAAGCCGCTGAACAAACAAGGAGAAATAAGTAAGTTAGAATTAAGATCAAAGAGGTGTAGACTATAACGCAATCTGTAAGCTGTGCGACGGATTCAACGGAGCGGACCTGAGAAACATATGCACAGAAGCAGGAATACACGCAATCAGGAACATGAGAGACTACGTAATAGAAGAGGATTTCTTCAAAGCAGCAAGGAAGCTCacggaaaataaaaaactagAAGGAACACTAGCATACGaacagatttaaaaataaaaataattaatgaaaccaaagtaaatataattaaatataagatATAAATTAAGTAGTAGAGTGAGTAAATAGAGTAAATTGAGAAGACTGAGAGTATAAAATGGGACTGTGTAGGAGTAATCAACAcattaaagtaaaaatttgaaaacaaatttaataaaaaataatatttacaagTAAGTAGAATAGTTTATGAATGAATAGCGcaattaagtaaaataataaatgtgtataagtaAAAGAGCCACCCCACCCAAGATTCCATTCAGAACAAATTGAAGAATATCGCAGGcaaattgttaaaaaatattataaattggaGATATATGAGGGTAGGATTGTGTTTACACCAgtttaatgataaaatggaagtgaaaatatcaaatgtaatgttaatttagcTATGTTATAAGTACGGAGTACTGAGATAataaagtgtgtataattgatataaaaagtattttaaacactgtatattgatataaataagatacAGATAGTATAAATTGGTAAAAGGgggtttaaaaataagtaaattagcATAAAATGGCCATAAACCCagttgaagaggaagaagaacgtGAAAACGTGCTCAATTTCCCAGTGATGTTGCTCACAGGTCACGAAAGTGAAGTGTACTCAGTGGATTTTAGCCAAGATGGACGCTACCTGGCGTCGTCAGGGAAGGATAGACAGATACTGCTGTTTGAAGCGTTCGGAGAGTGCAGGAACTTTGGAGTGCTGGCAGGACACAAAAACGCAGTTTTGGAAATACACTGGGCACAAACGAGCAACCACCTGTACTCGTGTTCAGCAGACTCAACAGCCTCAGTCTGGGACGTAGCATACAACAGAAGGCTGCGAAAACTAAGTAAGAATAGAATATGTGCGCACTAAACATTGTATTATGCTAGTTAGGATGGGATTCCACTGCActatataacataaatctttttatttttgtaaattggTTGGATTATTCaagtaaatacacacaagcGTTACACGCTGGTAACCGTATGACTAACGAATATGCGTAGAAGGCCACAGCGCCATCGTAAACACGTGCGCTCCAGCAAGGAACTACTCAGGAGGACTGCTGGTGACAGGGTCGGACGATGGAACGGTTAAGGTGTGGGACTCGAGGCAGAAGGGATACTCAAACTCTATTTCGCACGACTTTCAAATACTGGCAGTGACCACAGACCCGTACTTCAATTACATATACTCAGGATCGCTGGACAACGTAATCAGAGTAAGTTATAAAACAACAGAAGTATTGTGTGCCACTTCGTAGTTGAGGTGCACACTTAGTATTTGATTAGAATGTGTATTAGTATATGCACACAATTGCTAGATgaaatgtgtgtgtgtgataAACACACTGAGTAGTTAAGTTAACCAGttgatttttacaaataaataaaaaataaataggtaTACGATGTAAGAAATGAGTCGAAGGTGGTTTTTGAACTAGGGTGTTTGGACTCGATCACAAGTCTGGACCTGAACAGCGATAGCACACTGCTCTTGTCAAACAGCATGGACGAACGACTAAACATATGGGACGTGCAGCCGTTCAGCTCGAAACTGAACCATGAAGATGGGTTGTCGAATGGTATTTCTAGTAGCACGGGAAAGGGAGCTGAGAGGTTGAAGATGACGCTAACGGGGCCGACACACAACaatgaaaaaaatttaattaaaagcCACTGGGGAAGGAACTCGATAGTATGCAGTGGGTCATCGGACCAATTCGTCTACGTGTTCGACACAGTGGACCAGAAGCTGCTGTACCAGCTTCCAGGACACCTCGGGACGGTGAACGACGTGCAACTGCACCCGAACTACCCAATCGTGGCATCATGTTCAAACGATCGCACAATATACCTGGGAGAATTGTAACCAGAggtttaaaaagtaattaaATCCGTGTACGTGATACGAGTATGTGCTAAACGACAGTTTAACCCACTTACTTGGTCAAACGCGCCGCTTAGGAAAATTTTATTCTACATCTCTGCATTTTCACAGTAAACAGTACAACGAATTCCAGGTAATCTTGTTCAGTCCTCCCAAATTTACTTGATCACCGCTTCCTATATTAGCACTCAAAATTTAACAACAGTAAATCTCAGTGTTGTTAGTCTCCCTTGGCCTGGatcttaatattttatctgaACACCATCGAATGGCTGTTATCAGATCTTGATACCCATTGTGGTCGTGAAAACGGTCGATATTAACGTAAATTAGAGCATATAAGCATACAGGTCTGTGTCGCTGGAATTctaaagtttaaattccATACACACACCTGTAGGATATATAActtttgtgtaaatattaacgTATGAGCacattgaataaataaatacacatatgtgTTAAGTGATTTAGAGTTTTGATAAAAGGAGTAACATACTAGaattgtatttattccgcctatgtaaattaaacattGACTGTTTGCATGGAAACTTCACAGATTGATTTTAGTGTATGTTATATCTAACAACCATATGATATAGTAATCATTTAAATCTGCacgaaaaaacaaaatgcCGAACATATTTCTTCGggaaaaagaaaatacCTACTACGAATGGTATAGTTATACCATCAAAAACTATTCTCAAGTCATCAGTGTAACAAAACAAGTTTGGGCAGAATGTAGAATCTACGAAAGAGTGACGTATAGTATTAAATACGAACAGCCTTGGACGGCGTCTTCAAGTGACTATTTTAACGTAGCTTTGTATGATGCAGCGGATAACTCGAAAAAGTGTAAGCCTAAGTTCACTTATTATTACGCTTACTCAGATGGTCAAGTGGTTGACAAATTGGATGTGTACTACTCATTGCTAAAACCTAATAATCCTCTTATTGTTTCATTCAACAGAAGGGACACAAACACGTATAATTGCTCATATCCTGGACTAAAAGGATTAAAATGGTTTTACGGTTATGATTTGGGTTATTATTCCATGAAAAGAGAATTAAAAGTGGAATTAGACGATCAATACAAAGAGTTATTAAAGGGCAAAAGGTTAACATTTACCGCGGGTCCTTATAGCAACGAAGATATTTTAGTAAATGAATATGATCTGGTCAATAAggagtttaaaaaacacatatacacaccaGATGTTTCCAAAAGAGGCCCGTACGAATTGTACAGTGGCAGTCTGTTTTTAGATAATTCTAGAAGTTCGGGAAATAATTTGTACCTTAAGGGTGTTGCAAACAAGCAATTCGACGGAGTTTGCATGTACAGCAGTTACAGCGGTTTACAGCTGTTTGTGGAATTCTTTGACGGCGAAAAAATAACACAGCTTAGAAGAATTGGTACTACTGACAAGTCGCAGTGGATTGAATTGGAAAAACCGTTCACCTACAAAGATGACAGACAACTGAAACGAATACTCCAGTACATACAATTTTGCCTGAACAAGGAGATACTTGTTAGGCTAGACCAACAGGGTGGAAACACCGAAGTGCGCATAGTGGACGGTGAAACAACTGCTACTCCAAAGCCAATCAATGAATATGAGTTGAGTGTCAACAGAGGCTGTGATTATTCAGAGATAATCGACGGTTATGTATGCTATACTCACAATCTGAACGACTACTATAACGTTTACGTTAAGAATCAGTTAGACGACTTGAGAATTCTGGGCGAATCATTTAGGCCTGATGTGTATCTAGAGTTGAGCCTAACGATTGACAATAATCACATATACCTGTTTGACGAATCGGGCTATACCAGCGAATTTCTGTATTATAATCCAGATAAGGATGGCAATTTGTAcgtgtattttttacaaagCAGCGGTTACGGGGATCGTGGCCTAAAGCCACTCCTCTTTTACTATAATGGAAAAGCCTACAAACAATCCAACTCTAAAGATCATAATACTTATTGGCAAAGGGTTAATGTCATCAACTCTTTGGCCCAGGTCGCCGTCACTCCGAAGTCTAtaaacctgaaggacgtgTTAGACGAACTCAAAACGTCTTCGAAAACAAACGCAGCTTCGACTGAGCCACCTACTCCGGGGGCCCTTCCCACTGTAAAACCGACAACGGGCGGAGGTAAAAGTGACGCCGGGGCACCTAAAAATGACGGCGTAACAcctaaaaatgaaaacagCACCCATTCGTTCATAGGAGGGTCACTCGGCATATTTTTGGGCATGCTAGGGAGTGCAATTGCCATCTTTTCCTTTTGGAATAAGCCGACAACGTTCAACCGCATGCGATAAACTATCACCTTACGTGTATACGATACGAATATGCCATAAGTACGTGTGtatgtaaattttataaaacattaaaactgCCTTTAAATCCTCAAATCTTCGTTTCCAGAGCTAATTGTCATACTCGCATTAAAAAGTGTTAAATCGTGTTATATCaactttaaaaatactattttacatatcctattttacaaatacaatTCTACTAATGCTTGCTTCAAGTTTATACATCTATTTTACTACAGTAGCTACAAGTGCAGTACAACTACCCTCTCTAAACTCGATTTGAGGATTTACCTCACTGCCCTCGTAATACCTTCGAGCCCATGAAGTCCCACCTCACGCCCCAAATTGACCTGCGGAAGGTCAGCTGTAGTCCGTTGAACAGGTCAATGTTGACCACCTTCTCTCCTAACCCGAGGTTCATGACTGAGACTCTGCGAGCGAAGTAGCTCGGGTCCTCGGTGTTCCACACCTTCTTGTCGTGGCGAAAGCACTGGTAACCCGACTCCATCCAGACCACCTCCTTGATCGCGTAGCCGTCCTTGACTGTGCACACCATGGTCTTGTTATCGTTGGCCGGTTCGAACTCGTACGTGGCTAAGCTGTTCCGGGTGCTCAGGTTGAGCACGAATGGGATCTTCTTGCTGTTGTCGACTCTGTGGTCTAACATAAAGTCGAGCCACTTCTTGCCGACCCTCTTGTACGTCTTCATAGAGCCGTCGAGGAGTTTAAGCGTGAGCATGTCCTCCGTGACATCGTGCTCCACTCGTTCGCAGAACTGCGTGGGATCTCCGGTGTCCCATATTGGAGCTGCCTGCCCCCTGTAAGTGTCAGAAGAGTCAATGACTGCGCTGATAATGAAGCCCTCACCGGGCCTGAACGTGAACACGTTTCCCTTCTTCGTGAACCCTGACATGTAGGTGTTCAACTTGTGTGCGATATCGAGGTGTATTAGCTTCTTCAGGAGTACCTTGCTGTCGACCTTGCCTTCCGCGTCGAACTTGGCCACCTCGTGCTCCAGCCTCTTCAATCCTAAATCGGCCCACCTGCCGTTAGGGATGTCGTAGCGCGTCCAGTTGTCGTTGTCGTCTCTGTCAAACATGACGTAGTTCCCGTTGTTTGAGTAAATCAGGACGTGGTCGAATCCGAACTGCTCCACTCTGTACGCGTACTCTTCGGGGGTTTCAGTTTCCCAAATATCTAGGGTCGCTAGTGGGTGCGGATTTAAAATGCTGACCTTGTTGAAGATATGAGGTGTGGTTGGCGTGTAAATGTGGTTTGAGACGTGGGTATCGAACTTGAAAATTTCGGTCATTTTCGTAAAGTCCAAGAATAGACGAGCTGGATCCTTGGTGTAAGCATATTTGGAGCTTTTATAGGAAGTGGGAACGACGGTGGCTTTCTCAGAACAGCGTTGTGGCTCCAATACTCTGTCCCTTTTATCTTCTATGATTGGTGGTTCAGTTTCTTTATCCGATTCAGGTTTACGCGGAGGAACCGATACTCTACTCCTAGGTTCGGGTCTCGATGCTCGTTCTTTTGTTATTGGTCTCTCAGGTTCCAGATGCACTATTCTGTCCCTTTTATCTTCTATGATTGGTGGTTCAGTTTCTTTATCCGATTCAGGTTTACGCGGAGGAACCGATACTCTACTCCTAGGTTCGGGTCTCGATGCTCGTTCTTTTGTTATTGGTCTCTCAGGTTCCAGATGCACTATTCTGTCCCTTTTATCTTCTATGATTGGTGGTTCAGTTTCTTTATCCGATTCAGGTTTACGCGGAGGAACCGATACTCTACTCCTAGGTTCGGGTCTCGATGCTCGTTCTTTTGTTATTGGTCTCTCAGGTTCCAGATGCACTATTCTGTCCCTTTTATCTTCTATGATTGGTGGTTCAGTTTCTTTATCCGATTCAGGTTTACGCGGAGGAACCGATACTCTACTCCTAGGTTCGGGTCTCGGTGCTCGTTCTTTTGTTATTGGTCTCTCAGGTTCCAGATGCACTATTCTGTCCCTTTTATCTTCTATGATTGGTGGTTCAGTTTCTTTATCCGATTCAGGTTTACGCGGAGGAACCGATACTCTACTCCTAGGTTCGGGTCTCGATGCTCGTTCTTTTGTTATTGGTCTCTCAGGTTCCAGATGCACTATTCTGTCCCTTTTATCTTCTATGATTGGTGGTTCAGTTTCTTTATCCGATTCAGGTTTACGCGGAGGAACCGATACTCTACTCCTAGGTTCGGGTCTCGATGCTCGTTCTTTTGTTATTGGTCTCTCAGGTTCCAGGTGCACTATTCTGTCCCTTTTATCTTCTATGATTGGTGGTTCAGTTTCTTTATCCGATTCAGGTTTACGCGGAGGAACCGATACTCTACTCCTAGGTTCGGGTCTCGGTGCTCGTTCTTTTGTTATTGGTCTCTCAGGTTCCAGATGCACTATTCTGTCCCTTTTATCTTCTATGATTGGTGGTTCAGTTTCTTTATCCGATTCAGGTTTACGCGGAGGAACCGATACTCTACTCCTAGGTTCGGGTCTCGAAGCACGCACATGTGGAATTAGTCGGTCAGAATCCAGATGAACAAATCTGTCCCTTGTGTCGCTTGTAGGCGGATGTATTGGCTTAAATATAGGCTCTGGCTCCGAAAGCGAGTGTCGCATAGATTCTTTGGACCTCCTCGCTTTGATTATTTCCGTCGAATCCGATCCAGAGCCAGGTAATCtaatcaaatttttatcTCTTGATGGGTGAACGCGTTCAATTATAGGCTCGGGATCTGGGTCCGGTATTCGTGGCAGAGGCTGTCTTGCAACTTCCTTGGGGAACTGGAGCCGCAGTGCAGGCTCTCCATTTTCGCCTGGATATATCAGGACCTTCTCGGGGTAAATGAAGTCTTGGCATTTCCATATATGAAACGTGCCCTTCATAACCTGGTCGATCAGGAACCCTGGCTTGGGCCTGAATATCTGCGTTTGACTTGCGGGGTCATACTCGTAGCTAAACTCGTGGTTGCTTTCAATGTTCCTTACGTCCAGAGTGATCAGCTTGGGCTTCGGGAATTTGCTCACTGCTCTCGGAAATCCCAGTCTCAGGAAGGGGGAGCCGTTTTCGTCTCTGAACAGCAAAACCTGGTTCGGGTACTCCCCGCTCTTGTACTTCCAGGCTCTGTGTTTGCCGTTCATCACGAGGGCGAACCTGTAAGGCTCCTTCGTTGAGAAAACGTCGACGTTGTTTGAGAAGTCGAATTCGTACGTGACTATTCTTGTGGACAttttgttcttcaggttaaCGTATACCAGGTGGTTCTCGTGGTCGAGCACCTCCGACTGGAGGAGGGCGAAGTCCGCTTCTGGCGGTGTGAACTCGGGTAGCGGCTCCTCGGGATCTCCTTCGTCAATCTGACCTGGAAATAGCCCTTGCAGGTTTTTATTGCCGAATTCGTCCCTGTATATCACCAGTCTGTCAAAGTACATGTGGTTAGTGGCCTCCGTCATCAGTCTTAGGCCGCTGTACACTTTATAAATGAGATAGCCTGGTTTACACGTGAACTTTTCTCGCCCTGTTTTCGGGTCCTCCTTGAAAATCACGAACTGGTCCGTCGTCTTCACCTTAATGTCTATTTCCAGCAGCGTGTTCTGAATCTCCGTTTGAGGGGGCAAAGTGTACTCGTTCTCTTCGTTATCTCCGTACGGATAATAAACCTGTATCTGTCTTTCGAAGTTGATTTCATCTCCGATGAACACCTTATAGGGATAGCTCGTGGACTTGGCCTTCCATAAAACTTGGTTTTTatctataattttaaatattaggtTGGGTGTGACTGCCGTGAATGTGTCACCCAAATTTGAAGGGTCCCTTTGGTATTGAAGAAAATTTGtgctttttttattttgtatatctACAATTAGCAAACGTGGTTTCACGTGTTCGGGAGGTTTATATTGTTGACTTTCATTTATAACATCGACTGGGATGTACGATTCGTGGATTGACACATTTTCATCGtcgtttatgttttttccACCTCTACTATCGACTATATGTATGGCATCGTCGTCAAACAAGTCATATGTGCCGATGCATGTGAGTAGATCGgctttaaatattactaacgttattattgtacaaaaacgAAACGGATTGAGTTGCATTACATCTAAATGTTTGCCATTTATGTGTTAAAGATGGGTTAAATAATCCTAATGATTCTTGAAACATTTCATTGGTTAAGCTGCAAGAGGAACCAATAAAAACGTTTCCGAAGTGCGACTGTCTATATACGACAGATATCGAATCATTGGAAAGATTCTACAGGATTCCATTtagatatttaatatacaatgttttaaaacCATATTCGTGTATTATGGTTCACAAATAAAGTTCGCAAACGCCATTAACTCCTCTCTACGTTCCTCCGATCCCATGGGGGTCgacataaataaatatacacatttactagttaattttttaattaaacacaCTGAAAAGCTTATTtaagtaattatttaatttttataaatataattttatttattccatttttataatacttAAATTACCTTTTAGCTGGAATCTACATTGACTCCCCTAAAATAGTCTAGCAATATTGTACACATGTATGACTTTGGACCGCtccattaaataaaaaacttcAAATACATCAATAAACACTGAGAAATATGTCAGCGAAGAGTGTTTTACGGAGGTTAATGCGATAGTAGGAACTGTAACTGGCCGATCAGCCCATTATTCCCAGCTTTTCTGACCACGCCGTAGACCCTCAGGAGCAAAGAGTGGTCAAAGTCCGCGCTGCGTGTCAGGATATTCGAAAGATACTGGTCGAACAGAACCGAGTTTACCCGGTCGTCGTACATTAGCCTTCCCACCCAGGATTCCAAACTGCCCTCGTCAATTAAGTAAGCAAATAGCCTGAAGGAATCCACAGGGATTCTGTGAAGATTCTGAGTGTCCTCAGGCGCAGCGTTACTAGTTGCAGCCTCAACAAGGTCGGCCAAAAGCTTAAAGTTGATGAGGGACCTGAAGTTGACACAGTAGTCAGTCAGGCTCTTAAGTAGCTCCAGCAAATGCCCCGAGTGATTTTCCAAAATGAACCGAGATCTGAAAGTAGATATGTGTGTTGTGACATACTGAAAGAGCAGGTTGACGATTTCTGCCACCTTATTCAGGTGGAGCAGGACGAGGTCCTTGTTCAGAAGTCCGACCACTGAGTTGAGTAAATCAAACAGTTGCACGGCCTTGTGGGATGTTTCCAGAATACCAGTGCCAATAGTTCCAGAAATACCGGCACCTCTTGAACCGCTGGCAATATTTGTGCTCTTTTCAAGTCCCCTTATCAGCTTAACGATTAGCtggtaaatattaaacagaTTCAGGTCAGTGGCGTCCCCAGAACAAGTGGTGCTACCCCTGGAGCCGGCGACACTGAGCGCA encodes:
- a CDS encoding 26S proteasome ATPase subunit, producing MSRESNQPPDQSNGSNSNPDSNNTSSPNRSNGAGSQQTSNSNTQNGSINSTMQSTVSNTSINQATSNPSMSTSSGPSLGQTVTSNSQQPAATQPNVGEDREVMMQYVRKVREHRELESKLKKLRTEMNELNQKDNKTEEDLKALQSIGQIVGHVLRQIDDNKFIVKASSGPRYVVCCKVNIDPKTLVSGVRVALDMTTLTIMKKLPREVDPVVFNMLNDLTAVGKNKDTYSSIGGLSRQIREMREVIELPLKNPFLFKRVGIKAPKGVLLYGPPGTGKTLLARALANDIECNFLKVVASAVVDKYIGESAKIIREMFGYAKEHQPCIIFMDEVDAIGGRRFSQGTSADREIQRTLMELLTHLDGFDELGQVKIIMATNRPDVLDPALLRPGRIDRKIEIPLPNEAARIEILKIHAKPLNKQGEINYNAICKLCDGFNGADLRNICTEAGIHAIRNMRDYVIEEDFFKAARKLTENKKLEGTLAYEQI
- a CDS encoding U5 snRNP-specific subunit, with the translated sequence MAINPVEEEEERENVLNFPVMLLTGHESEVYSVDFSQDGRYLASSGKDRQILLFEAFGECRNFGVLAGHKNAVLEIHWAQTSNHLYSCSADSTASVWDVAYNRRLRKLKGHSAIVNTCAPARNYSGGLLVTGSDDGTVKVWDSRQKGYSNSISHDFQILAVTTDPYFNYIYSGSLDNVIRVYDVRNESKVVFELGCLDSITSLDLNSDSTLLLSNSMDERLNIWDVQPTGKGAERLKMTLTGPTHNNEKNLIKSHWGRNSIVCSGSSDQFVYVFDTVDQKLLYQLPGHLGTVNDVQLHPNYPIVASCSNDRTIYLGEL